A genomic region of Microtus ochrogaster isolate Prairie Vole_2 unplaced genomic scaffold, MicOch1.0 UNK73, whole genome shotgun sequence contains the following coding sequences:
- the LOC101996957 gene encoding olfactory receptor 52D1 — MSASNVSDSLPVTFFLTGIPGLEFAHPWIAIPFCVMYLVALLGNAALIFVIGTESALHAPMYLFLCLLSLTDLALSSTTVPKMLAILWLHANEISFGGCLAQMFCVHAIYALESSVLLAMSFDRYVAICNPLRYTTILNHTVIGQIVFAGIVRSVVIVSPFIFLLKRLPYCGHHVMAHTYCEHMGVARLACANITVNIVYGLTVALLAMGLDSVLIAVSYGFILRAVFRLPSRDAQRKALSTCGSHFGVILVFYIPAFFSFLTHRFGHNRVPKHVHIFLANLYVLVPPVLNPIIYGARTKEIQSRFVRLLHLGKDLV; from the coding sequence ATGTCAGCCTCCAACGTAAGTGACAGTCTCCCAGTCACTTTCTTCCTGACTGGGATCCCAGGGCTGGAGTTTGCCCACCCCTGGATTGCCATCCCTTTCTGTGTCATGTATCTGGTAGCACTGCTTGGTAATGCTGCCCTCATCTTTGTCATTGGGACAGAGAGTGCGCTTCATGCACCCATGtacctcttcctctgccttctctcactcactgacctggctctcagctcTACCACTGTACCTAAAATGCTGGCCATTCTGTGGCTCCATGCTAATGAGATTTCCTTTGGTGGATGCCTAGCCCAGATGTTTTGTGTCCACGCCATCTATGCTCTAGAGTCCTCAGTTCTCCTTGCCATGTCCTTTGATCGATATGTGGCTATCTGTAACCCTCTAAGATATACAACCATTCTCAATCATACTGTCATAGGCCAAATTGTCTTTGCTGGGATAGTCCGCAGTGTAGTTATTGTGTCCCCCTTTATCTTTTTGCTGAAGCGACTGCCCTACTGTGGTCACCATGTCATGGCTCACACATACTGTGAACATATGGGTGTTGCTAGGCTTGCCTGTGCCAACATCACTGTCAACATTGTCTATGGGCTGACTGTAGCTCTGCTGGCCATGGGCCTGGACTCAGTTCTCATTGCAGTCTCCTATGGCTTCATCCTCCGGGCTGTCTTTCGCCTTCCATCACGTGATGCTCAACGCAAGGCTCTGAGTACCTGTGGCTCTCACTTTGGTGTCATTCTGGTTTTCTATATACctgccttcttctccttcctcacccACCGCTTTGGTCACAACCGAGTTCCCAAGCATGTACACATCTTCCTGGCTAACCTCTATGTGCTGGTGCCTCCCGTGCTCAATCCCATTATCTACGGAGCAAGAACCAAGGAGATCCAGAGTCGATTTGTAAGACTGCTTCATTTGGGAAAGGACTTGGTATGA